The nucleotide window ATGTGGGTACGAGCCAGGGCAGGATTGGGGAACATCGAGAATTCGACTCCAGGGATTACCGGATTTCCGTTCGCGATGGAGCTCACAGCCCCGGTTGATGCGACGAAGACGTGCCAGGTCGAATCGTGATTATCACCCCATCCCTGATCATTGATGCAGAGGTGCAGACGCCCCTCGCAATCCGGGAAGTTCTTGTACATAAGATCACCAATGGGAAAGGGATCGCAATCGGCAATGCGGCCAACGAGAGACATCCCGGTAAGATCCGGCGCTGGATAGCTGCCGCTTCCAGCGCCCCAACCTTGCCCGGACGGTCCTGTGTGATTACCGGTATAGAAATCTGAGGAGGTAAAAAAACGACCGGAGGCCGTGAAGCAAACTTCTTCATTCATTCCAATATCGAATCCGGTATCGACCCAGCCGTTGTTGTCTTCCACGCGCGTCCAACCGTACCACTCCACACCCGGCAACACGACCACGTCCCAGACGCCGTGATTGTCCGACACAAAATTGTCATTGGGCCCGAGATAGAGCGGCCCCGAAGCGCCGGCCGTCAGCATCTTGAAGTCACTGACAACAAAGATGTCGCCTTCGCCGATCCGCCCCAAAAGCGCATAACAACTCCCCCCTGGAAGCGGGTAATCCGCCCCAGCGTCGCCCGCGGCCGAACCGGCGGGAGAGTAGCAATTGTTTGAATGTGACAGTGGGTCCGTGTGAATCCGTCCATGACCCAGAAGAAGAACAACATCGCCCTCCATCAATGTGATACCTGTGTCCGTCCAGTCGATCGACCCCGGAACCTCAACCATTGTGGCCAGAGATGCAACAGCCGGTGTCGCGACAAAAGTAAGTGTTAGGATCAGGATGGGAATCAGATGTCTCATGGTCTACCTCCGTCAGTGTGTTTGCGGGATCCATGGAGCCGTGCGGGGAGATCGAATTTTACAGATTTCACCACCGCGCATCTCGCACAGATGCCATCGCGCTTCCAATTAGATAGGATTCCAGTACTAAGCTGCGGACGGCGTCGCGGGGGTGCCCCAGGTGATAGGCGTCTCAGCTGCAATCCCCTTTGACCGACTCTGATCAATGTGGTTTCCAAAATGGTTCCGCAGCTCCCAGTCTTGATGCTATGCGAAGTGCGTGCCAGCCAACCGGTATAGGCAGAGGTGTCCCGCCGACGCCCGCCTCCCGTCCCAAAACCCCTGTTTCAAGGCCAAAATTCATCATCCGCCGGAGGCGACCCCCACGCCCGGGCATTATGATCTCGTCCCGGCGGCGTGAGAATTCCGCCATGATGTCAACCGCAGGTTGTCGACTGCAGCCGCTTGTCCGTTCTGCAAGCTCAACGCAACCTTCCTGAACCTGACGGGCGCCACTGCGCGCCATTTCTCATAAGGGCGGACCTCGCCCCTGCAACCCGGCCGGAGATCCCGGTTGGGACTGTTTTCGAACAATTCCTGCGCTTCTCCTTATCGCGCAAGTATCCCAACTCAAACCTCAAGTGATGTCATCGAAATTTTTGACACTGGTTAATTCCCGGATATCTTCGCGGATCAACTGGGGCGGTCTGTGCGTGACCAACGGCGACAGCTCGTTTCTTTCTCCGTCAGACAGCATCGAGGATTCCGGAGATCTTATCGGTGACCTGAATCAAGCTTTGAAATCGCTCACATGAGCTGGTGTACAAGATGCAAGACCTGTAACCGGCACCTTTCACTTCTGATCGCGTTTCTCTTGCTTCCTCATCCAACAGATGGTATTATATATCCGCTTGGACGAACGTGATTCCCCGCCGGTCTCAGGATAACCTGCTGTTCAAACCTAAATTCAAAAGGAGGTGAGACCATGAAATTCAGAGCATTTATTTTTGTGCTGTTCTCCTTCTTATTTTCCTCGGCGCATGCGGATGTCCTCACGGTCCCGATTCCCTATCCGACAATTCAAAGTGCAGTCGTCGCCGCCGCCGCCGGAGATACGGTTCTTGTCGATTCGGGGACTTACCAGGAGAATGTCGTTTTTCAGGGTCGGGAGATCGCCCTGCTTTCCCTCCATGACGCGGCATCAACAACCATCAACGGGGGAACGGCGGGACCGGCGATTCTCGTCTCGGCCGGTGAGGGGCGCGGTCTCGTGATCATGGGTTTCACTATAACCGGTGGTGAGTCCTGGTCTCCCATCAGCAACCGGGGAATCGAGATTATCGGATCCTCTCCAACGATCCTGAACAACATCATCGAGCAGAATTACTCGGGGCACATAGCAACTCCCTATGGAGGCGGAATCTGTGCTATCGAAGGATCTTCGCCATGGATTGAAGGAAACGTCATACGCTCCAACCGATCACAGAGCGACACACATAACGCATGGGGCGGAGGGATCTATTTGCGCTCCGATATCGGGCTCCCTTTTCCCGCCGGAATCAAGGGGAATCAGATCGAATCCAACGAAAGCAGCGGCGTCAGCGGAGCGGGCGGCGGTATCTATGTCTCGGTCGCGGACGCGTCAGATTGTCTCATCAATGAGAATGATATTTCCTTCAATTCGACCGGGAGTTTTGTTGAAGCCGCCGAGGGCGGAGGCTTATGGGCGAATTGTCTCGTCGAGGACAACATTATCTATCAAAATACGGCCGACGGCATAAGCACTTCCGGCGGCGGTCTGACCCTCTTGGCTCCAGGGACGGCATCCAACAATACAATTCAGGGAAATCGCTGTCATGCCGATGACTCGATATTCGACACTCACAGCTATGGCGGCGGCGTCTGGAGCGATGGGAAGCTCGTCCTGAACCTGATTGTGGAGAACATAGCCGAACATTTCATTTGGGAATCGGGTTGGGAACGGGATGTTTCATGTCTTGGAGGCGGAGTCTACTTTCAGGGTGACACCCTCAGATCCAACACCATTGCCGGCAATTCGTTGAGTGGCGAGTACGACGTTTATGGAGCGGGTGTCTTTTATCCAAGCGGCACTCCGGCCATAATCCAATGCCTCGTTTGTAATAACACCTTCGAAAGCTCCAACGGCCTCGGCGGGGGGATCGCGACGATGTGGGGATCCGCCCCCGTGGTGAGCTGCAACGATGTGTGGAACAACGATCAAAGTAACTACAGCGGCTTCTCCGACCCCACCGGCACGGACGGCAATATCTCGGTGAATCCCGTTTTCTGTGGGCATGATCCTCAGGATTATACAATCGCTGAGATATCCCCCTGCGCTCCCGGAAATCACCCTGACGGCGACGATTGCGGCTACATCGGCGCCCGCGGCATCGGATGCTCCGGCGCTTCTGTTCCCGGCGTTGAGATTCATCCACAACTGAATTTCACCGTTTTCCCAAATCCCACGCAGGATGGGTCACGGTTGGGTTTCAGTCTCTCCAAATCCGTTCCCGTCCGTCTAACGATCCATGACGTCTCCGGCCGGGTGGTACGCCGTTTAATGGGGGGCTTGCAGGACGCCGGATATCGGGAGGCGGTCTGGGATGGCAAGTCCGACAAGGGGGAGCCGTTGCCGCCGGGCGTTTACCTCGCGCGAATTGTCATACCGGGGATGATTCAATCGGAGAAGGTGATCCTGGCCAGATGACCGGCCTTAGTGACATCCGCAAAGAGAAACATTCATACCGAGCTTGTCCGCCAGGGCGGCCTTCGTGTAGAGGCATAGTTCGGCCGCTTCGGCATTCTCGGCATAGGCCACCTGAATATGATTGGCCTTATGGCGGGCCATCATTTGATCGCGCGTGACGCCATAGAGAACCGCATTCATGACGGGCCATTGATAGGTTGTCTCGCGCAGGCGCCTTTCCGTCTCTTCCTCCGGAAGCTCGACGACCTTCGCCCGGCCCAAATCCATATGCAGTTGACCGTTCTCGATGAAGATGCGGCTCCAGACAATCTCCCCCGGTCTCGCCACCCCTTTGCAAGTCGAGCCGCCGAGGCGGAAATACATCGGCGGCTGGCGCTCCCCCACCGTCCCGGCGTAGCCGCCGATATGGTGCGCCGGCGGCGCCGCGCCGCTGATTTCGAAGACCCAGACATAGTCATCCGTCGACCCGCTCCGGTCGGCATCCCCCCAGCGGATATCATGCAATGTCGTCTCGGGAGGCTGTCCGAGGGCCCGGTGAACGCGGTTTGTCAGTATGCCGTCGATGCCGGCGCATTCGTCGACTTCGTTGAAGTGCACGAACGGCAGCCCGCCGCGAATAACCTCGCCGGCGGCATTTTTCACCGGCGGCCGGTCTGAATTATTGAGCAGCCCCTCCGCGAGATCCGAGGCGGGGCATAAATCCGTCAATCCCAATTGGTATTGAATGCCGATCGCCTCGCACCCGTATCGATCCCCGATCCTAAGGGCGGCGATATACATTTTGCATTGTTCCAGTATCTGGGCTTCGGTGAGCTCGGTGGCTTCGTCGCTGCCGAGCTTGAAGGTAAACCCCTTGCCGACGAGCCAGCGGTAAACGTCGCGGGCTTCGCTTTCCGGCGTCTGCCGCATCGCCGCATAGAGGGCGCTCTGCGACAGGCGTTCCTTGACAAAGCCGGATGGAAACAGCAGCTCGTCCGGAATGATCGCATTGTACATCCCCATACAGCCTTCATCGAAGATGCCGAGGATTGACTTGTTCCTGCGGATATCTTCGGCGATCGAATCCGCGACGGCGGCGGCCCTGTCCGGCAGCGGTAGATTCCGCAGAGGAATGACATGGCTCGTGTCATGGTCGATGGCTCCGCTCTCCAGCCATTGCTTTAACTTTTTCCTGAAATCGGCAGCGGTGAAATCCTCACCCCAGAGCGTGGCATAGGTTATACCGGCTTTGGTCAGGCAGCCGTTGAGATTCAGCATCCCCACCAGGCCCGGCCAGGTTCCCGACCAATTGGCCAGCGTCAGAATCGGACCCTTGTGATCGATAAGTCCGGGCAGCACATGATAGCTGTACTGCCAGACACTCTCGGCGATGATGATCGGGC belongs to Candidatus Eisenbacteria bacterium and includes:
- a CDS encoding T9SS type A sorting domain-containing protein, with translation MRHLIPILILTLTFVATPAVASLATMVEVPGSIDWTDTGITLMEGDVVLLLGHGRIHTDPLSHSNNCYSPAGSAAGDAGADYPLPGGSCYALLGRIGEGDIFVVSDFKMLTAGASGPLYLGPNDNFVSDNHGVWDVVVLPGVEWYGWTRVEDNNGWVDTGFDIGMNEEVCFTASGRFFTSSDFYTGNHTGPSGQGWGAGSGSYPAPDLTGMSLVGRIADCDPFPIGDLMYKNFPDCEGRLHLCINDQGWGDNHDSTWHVFVASTGAVSSIANGNPVIPGVEFSMFPNPALARTHIALDLPEAGPVKIQVFDASGRSVATLLDETLSAGRHEIEWNGCSTNGRPVAPGVYFCQSTTESQVLVRKLSIAR
- a CDS encoding right-handed parallel beta-helix repeat-containing protein, whose amino-acid sequence is MKFRAFIFVLFSFLFSSAHADVLTVPIPYPTIQSAVVAAAAGDTVLVDSGTYQENVVFQGREIALLSLHDAASTTINGGTAGPAILVSAGEGRGLVIMGFTITGGESWSPISNRGIEIIGSSPTILNNIIEQNYSGHIATPYGGGICAIEGSSPWIEGNVIRSNRSQSDTHNAWGGGIYLRSDIGLPFPAGIKGNQIESNESSGVSGAGGGIYVSVADASDCLINENDISFNSTGSFVEAAEGGGLWANCLVEDNIIYQNTADGISTSGGGLTLLAPGTASNNTIQGNRCHADDSIFDTHSYGGGVWSDGKLVLNLIVENIAEHFIWESGWERDVSCLGGGVYFQGDTLRSNTIAGNSLSGEYDVYGAGVFYPSGTPAIIQCLVCNNTFESSNGLGGGIATMWGSAPVVSCNDVWNNDQSNYSGFSDPTGTDGNISVNPVFCGHDPQDYTIAEISPCAPGNHPDGDDCGYIGARGIGCSGASVPGVEIHPQLNFTVFPNPTQDGSRLGFSLSKSVPVRLTIHDVSGRVVRRLMGGLQDAGYREAVWDGKSDKGEPLPPGVYLARIVIPGMIQSEKVILAR
- a CDS encoding fucose isomerase, which codes for MEKDLKGAVEELGCRLERAHPYKEREQHGFIASQREGLEVFAGIDKQRPIIIAESVWQYSYHVLPGLIDHKGPILTLANWSGTWPGLVGMLNLNGCLTKAGITYATLWGEDFTAADFRKKLKQWLESGAIDHDTSHVIPLRNLPLPDRAAAVADSIAEDIRRNKSILGIFDEGCMGMYNAIIPDELLFPSGFVKERLSQSALYAAMRQTPESEARDVYRWLVGKGFTFKLGSDEATELTEAQILEQCKMYIAALRIGDRYGCEAIGIQYQLGLTDLCPASDLAEGLLNNSDRPPVKNAAGEVIRGGLPFVHFNEVDECAGIDGILTNRVHRALGQPPETTLHDIRWGDADRSGSTDDYVWVFEISGAAPPAHHIGGYAGTVGERQPPMYFRLGGSTCKGVARPGEIVWSRIFIENGQLHMDLGRAKVVELPEEETERRLRETTYQWPVMNAVLYGVTRDQMMARHKANHIQVAYAENAEAAELCLYTKAALADKLGMNVSLCGCH